The Bdellovibrio sp. ZAP7 DNA segment TGGTGTATCTGTTGTGGTTGATGTGCATCGGAACCGGTCCTTTAATCTTCCTGCAGAAAAGTAAAGAGCCTTTGCTTTTAGCTTTTTCTCTTTCAAGCTCCGCCGCCACAATGCCAACCACTATTCAGACAGCGAAAGATAAGTTTAAGATCCAGCCCGAGATTGCAGATTTTCTGATTCCCCTGGGAACTTCGGTGAATATGGCGGGCTCCGCATTGTGGATGTCTTCGGCGACGTTGTTTTTAGCACAAGCTTTTGGCGGAGACATTGATTTACCTACAGTCATCACAATTATTCTGATGACGGTCGGGGCTTCGCTGGGAACTCCAGGCGTGCCGGGGGCCGGCTTGGGAGTTTTAAGTTCAACATTAAGAAGCGTAGGGGTTCCGCCCAGTGGCATGCCACTGATTTTAGGTATTGATCGCTTAGTCGATATGGGTGCAACAGTGATGAACGTCATGAGTGATCTGGTGATGTGCTTAACCGCGCAGTGGAATATCAATCGTCAAGAGCGCAAGAAATAGTTAGTTACATTTTTGATTGCGATAAAGCATGAAAACTTCAGCGGAAGTCAGTTCTTTGTTCCAAACCGCGAACTCATCCATGCTGCCTGAGAATGCAATAGACGTCGGCGATGTATTGGTGCCGGAAGGCGCTCCGACCAAATAAAAAGGATAAGCGGCGTCACTGGTGAATCCGCCTACACCTGTAATTTGATACGTGTAACCACCATATGTGGCAGCATTCGGACAAGTACCCGGGGAGGCAAGATAAACACTTCCAGATCCTGTCGTAATAAGCTCAAATCCGTTCATATAGATTTTTACGCCGGTCGCATTGGAAGTTCCATCCCATGTGACCGTAATCATGCGCCAAGTATTATTGAACGAAGTCGCAATCGGACAAGTCTGAACGACCATATTTGTGATCGAGTGAACCTTTCTAAAATCAAATGATCCACTTGGACTTAAGGTAAAATAGTAGCCGGCAGAAGTACCGTTATTACTTTTATAAAACAGACGAATCGGGGTGCTTGAGGGAATGCCCATATTCACCCAAAAGTTCCAAGTAGCCGCCGGCAAATCAGCTAGTGATGCCGCCGACGTCGAAATAGAGTCATTTGAATTTCCGGTGGCGGTTAAATAGTTCTTAAGAAAAGCGATACTAGCAGGCGCACCCGGATGATCCGCAAAGGACAGGGTTGAAGAAGGACTGCTTGCCGTTGCATTCGCGACTGCAATTTCGGAGGCGACGACGGAGCCATTGGTAACCGTGCCTGTGCCATTCAAATGATAAATTGCCTTAAGACTGTTAGCCTGAGGCACCCATGAAGAAAGCGTCGTTGGTTGGCAGCGAAGAGTGGGGTAGCCCCTCATCGCAAATGACATATTCATTTGTGCGAAAGATTCAGCGCTAATAACTAAAAGAATTAACGCCAGCCATTTCATTACTGGAATCCTGTTGACCAAGTGATGTAGCAATCAAAGTTCCCGGCGTTATTTACAGCCAGGATTGAAAAGACAGTATGAGTCGCAGAGATCGTCGCTTGAATCGGGGGAGAATAACGGGAAGTCGTGCAACCCGAGAATGAATAAGTACGAGACGTTGTATCTTGAACGACGATCGTGTAGTTACCACCATGAACCAAACCGTTTAACGTTATGACTGATCCACCCACAGCGGTTAATAGCTGTGTATTACCCAATGCCAGATTCACAGTTGATCCCGTCACGGCTGCTGGAGGAACGCTGACGATAGGGCCTTTTACTTGCAAGCTGCCAGCGCCAGTAGCCAAGCCGACGATGACATTCCCGTTGGTATCGATGTCCAAACGATTCGTGCCGGCAGTTTTCAAAGAGAAATTATTCGCGTCGTTTGTTCCAACCGTAGTTGCAACTCCATAGGAGTTACCACCATTATACAAAATTCCCGTCGGAAGATCTGCCGAGGCAATTGCTCTAAAAGCGGGAGTGCCAGCAGCGCCACTGGGTGCCGCCATAAAAGTCGCAGACGCCTGAGTGCCAAAGTTAGTTCCACTCACGCTGATGTTTTGGCAGCTCAAGTTGTCCATCGCGGAGTTATAGGTCAGTGTCTGACTAGCAGTACAAGAAGTTGGTAAACTTACAGTTCCTGTGACGATCGAACGTAAATCTGTCATCGTCACAAAACCCGGCGTCCAAAGCGTGCCATCATAGCGAAGTACTTGTCCTGACGTTGTTGGTGTTACCGCAGCTATATTAGTCCCGCGCAAAGCCCCCACTGTTGGGTTTGGGTAGCTGTTCGTTAAGTCACCGCCCGCCGTCGCACCGATTTGCATCGCATTGACGATACGAGAATCATTCCCGGCGGCAACAGTTCCTGTTGTTGTGCCCGCATTCAAAGTCAGGGTGGGTGTCGTCGTACCATTTGTAACAGTGATATAAGAGTTTGCCGAAGAAACACTTGTTACACTAGCCGTTGCCGAAACCGAAGCGCAGGACAGAGTTGTTCCGTTGTAAGTTAGATACTGGCCAGCAGCACAAGTCGGCAGTCCCGCTTTTAAAAGAAAATCAGTAACGTCTTTATCAGCAAGCTTCATCGCATTGATTGAAACTGGAATATTCCCGATCACCACATCGGGGCTCATCGATACGCTATTCACTTTGATATGCAAAGAGCGAACAGTGAAACCTGTGATCGTGGTGCTGGCAGCTCCCTCACAATTCACACTGCCACTGGAGGCGAAAATACGATCTGCTGTATTGCCCGTGCTATCGGTGCGTGTACCGATACCCACGATGGCGCTAAATTCACCGACACTGCCGGGAGTAATGGTTTGCGTTTCTTCAAATAAGATACAGGCGCCCGTGAGAATTTGAAATGTGACCGTAGAAGAAGTGGTGATCGGAGTGCCCCCCGAATCCGTCAGGACACCTTCATAGGTCAATAAACTGCCGGGAGCAGCGGAGACAGCCCACGTCAGTTGACCCATTAAGAAAATAAAAATGCCGAACAGTGATTTCTTCAAGTTTCCCTCGAAGATCTGATCGGCATTAAACTAAAGTTCGCTGAGTCTAGATACCTAAAATTACTAACCTTTTAGACTCATGGATATTATCCCAGACGGCAGCTTTCTTTCGATGCCATTCTTGGGGCTTTATCCAGAAGGCGCGACATACAAGCACCTTCCGTTTTGAAAGCTGACTTTTGGCCAACTTCAAACTTCAATTCCGTGGATCCCACGGAAGCAAACGACATCAAAGACCCAATCAGACCCAAACACGCAATTGCTAAAGCGATTGTTTTCATTTTCGTTCCTTATCCCATTACTAACAGCTAGAGAATTTATCGGAATAATATGGCCTGGACCTAAGGCTTATTTGCGAAAAACTTAGACGAAATTCTAAGAATTCCGTCTCAGAATGAGACTTCGGGGGAATCTATGAAATACGTATTGGCCACGCTTGTAACACTGATCGCTGTCAGCGCAAATGCCATGATTTGGTTTGAGCCCATGGTCAGTTACGAAGCCTCCGGAACCACAGCCGTGGATTTTACGACAGCCGGGAAAGCTCTAAAGGGAGTGTCCTCCGATAACGGCACCAGCATGGGTGCGATCAACTATGGCGCCCGCTTGGGATGGCTTGGTAAAAACCAAGTATGGTTCGCCGGCGAGTACATGGCGGCCTCCGGTGGGAAAATCAAATACAACACCCGTGAAGATGAATTTGAACGTGAATCGATCGGTGCTGATTTGGGAGTATGGCTCGATCGTTGGAATTTGTGGGTGGGGTATAACTTCACTGATAAATTGAAAGTCACTCCACTAAACGCGACTCAGAAAGATGAAATCACAGGGACAGCGATTCGTGTGGGTATTGGCTATATTTTGGCGCGCCATCTGGCGTTCAATGTTGAAGGTGCTTACCGTACTTACAACGAAGGGAAATCCGTCAACGATACGACGCTTAATGATTTCCCCACGTATATTGATAAATTCACGCAAACGACGGTGAGCGCGGGATTTTCGTTTCCGTTCTAAATATTTTCGATCTTTCCAGCCAGTTCGTCGATGGCTTTCAAGAATTTAGAATCTTGAGGCAAGGACGTATGCGCATTGATAATGACCGCCGTAAATAGTTTGTCTGAATCGTAAGCTTTTTCTTCGATTTTGCCGATCGCTTCCAGTTGTCGGATGGCGGCATCGTGTTCGAGAGCCCACTTTTTATAACTTTCCTTGGTCAATTTAATATTCGCAACCGAATAGGTTGCTTCTGTTCGTTGCTGACGAGTTTTTGGATCGACAGATTTTTCACTGAGTAGGGCATTGGTGATAACATCCGAAAAAAATCCGGCTGTTCCATCAATCCAGCGCTTGTAATATGTTTTCGCAAGAATGCCGTCTCCGAAGTCGACATGGGGGCCATAGGTGGATTTCACGCGCAGATTTCCCGTGACTTTGATCAGCCCCAAGTTTTCCAATTTGACCAGGTACTTGTCGAGAGAAATTTTTGTAAGTTTATATTGCTCGGCAATTTCTTCAGGCGTTTTGCCATCGTGGATCTTTAGGAAAAATGCCAGGTAGTTCATGTTTTTCGCTAAAAACTTTTGTTGTTCTTCCGTCAGCGTGCCCTCATCCTTGGATGATTTGGCATTGGCGGTCAGTGCGTGCAAATCAGAAAGATTCAAATCCAAAATTTCACAAATTCTAAAAAGATCATTTAAACCTAAGTCATGATCACCCATCCAACGTTTGATCGTTGGAACAGAGACGTCAAGTTCTTGTGCCAAGTCTTCGTAAGTCATCTTACGTTTTTTTAGTTGCTCTTTAAGAACCGTTTTAATTTTATGAATTTGAATATCCATGATTCAGTTTCTCCAATTTCTGTAGCCAGCGCCGAATTCTTTTTCCAAAAGTGCCATATCGATTTCCGATACGCCCGTTGCAAATAACCAATTAAAAAATGCTTTCATAGTGTCCTCCGTTTTAGGGGTGAGGTTTCTGAAAACATATTTGCCGTGGATTTTAGGGCCTCGCAACTGGCGTTTCTAAGGTATCAGTTCCTGATCCTAAAGGGCAACTTTGGGCTCAAAATTCGTCGAAAGTATCCAAAATAGATCCGTGCCAGGTGGGGCATAATTCTACATTTAACGAGGAGGAATGGTTCAATCACGGGCGTGCAGGGTTTCTAAATCAATTTAATTGTTTTAAAGCACTTCATATCTTTGCACGTCCTTTGCTTCAGAGAAGTTCGTCATAATGAAAAGGGGAGACATTTCATGAAGGTTTGGATTTTTATTCTTTTTCTTTTTCCTCTGAATCTCTGGGCGCAAACCTCCACCGAGACCACCCCAAAAGAAGAATCCATGGGGCAGGATGCCTTGATTAATAAATCAAGGAAACTTTCAGCGCTGGAAAAACAAGAACAGCTGCGCATTTTGTATTACAAACCGATTTATTTTGCCTATGGCGAGCCGACCAGCAAATTGCAATACAGTTTCCGGGTGCCACTTTTTGAAAAGTTCCCTTTAAATTTCGCCTATACACAAATCATCTTTTGGGAGCTGCAAGAGGAGTCAAAACCTTTCTTAGATGCGACTTACAATCCTGAGATGTTCTATCGCATTGATTACGATAAAAAGACAATTCGGTCGTTGGATCTGGGGCTCTTTGAACATAACTCCAACGGGAAGGCGGGCGATCAGTCGCGCTCATACAACCAAAGCTATCTGCGTGCGAACTGGGCCTTTGAGTCGAAAAGCTGGGTGGTGCAGTTTTCAGCGAAAGTAAAAGCCATCTATGGCGTCGACGAAACCAATCGCGATATCTATGATTACGTGGGGCCGGTTGAAGGAGAAGTTAAATTTATCCAGCTGTTTGATTCGATATTTGATCAATTGGAAGCGGTGATTAATATCAATCCGGGCGGCAAGTGGTCGACGGAATTTGATAAGGGTGGATATCAGCTGAGTTTAAATTTCCATGTGGGTGGCTTAAAAGTCGTTCCTGCATTTTATGTGCAGTATTACCATGGGTATGCGGAAACTTTGGTGAATTACGATCAGTCAGTGGATGAATTTAGAGCGGGCTTAATGTTCTAAGCCCGCGTTCAAGATATTAACCTCTAATCAGTGGCAGGATTTCACGTCGGTGATTCACACCCAAGTACGTATAGCTTGATTCCAATGTGCCATACACACCATAACCTTGAGTTGTTCCTACCTCGTAGTCTGCTGGTTGCATGCCCATGGCTTGCATGATCGTGATCAGCAATTGGTTGTAAGGACGACCGCGTTTGTAATCGCCTTCGTCACCACCAATAGGACGGCGCAAGTTTCCATAGGAAGGGCCATAGTCAATGTGACGGCCGGGCTTTAAGAAGCCACCCGCACTGCCTGCAAGCAAGACGGGATTATTCACAGAGTTGTGGGCATTGGTATTTTTCGTCGTACCTTGGTCATTACCCCACATGATCAGGGAATTATCCAAGTACGTCGTACCTGTCGTTGAATCCTCAACCACATCCATACGAGTTAAGAAGCGTGATACGCGGTTCGCAAAGAAAGTCATCATCGCAAGTTTCATCGCGCGAAGCTCGTCCGTGCCAGCGTGATTGATGTCTTCATGGAAGCGGTTTGAACCCGTGATCCCAGGAACAAAGTTTACCGAACCACTGAAATAGTCGTAAACGTGCATCATCAAAGTTGCCACTTGGATTTTTCCGCACTTAACGCCCACCTCGATCACGTCAAACATCTGATCAATGACCACTTGGTAGTCTGCAGGATTTGACGACTTCGTCGGTGACGACGTCGGACCCGTCGGTGAAGTACATGTCATCGGCGGGGGAGCTGTGACATTGGCGTTTAGTTTCTTTTGCAGATCACTGATCAAAGCCATGTGTTGCTCAACGCGGGCTAAGTCATCCTTGGAAAGACGTTTATTCGAGCGTAAGTTCACATACTCTGCATAAACTTTATCAACGACCAGGATATCACGACGAGTCAGCTTATCCGCTGCACTTGGTGTCGTCGTTGATGTCCCCGTACCAAACATGCTTGAAAACACGGCCGATGGATTGAACTGACCAGGCACATAGGCCTTGTTTAAAACACTCACGTGCGAAGCACCGGTATAGTTTCCGTCATCCACCGATTTAACGTAAAGATTCAGCGGAGAGCCACCATATAGATATTTTGCAATCACTTGGTCAATACTGCTGGTCGCCTCGGAAAGCACGCCACCAGTGAGCATACACTCGGCATTGTGATTCGGAGTTTTTGAAAGGGGATCCAGACGGGAAAGAATCAAAAGTTTCGAGCGAAGGGAGTCAAACTGACTGCCCAGCACTGGAGACATATTATTTGGAATCGCGGATAGAGCGACTTCGCGGGCGTAAGTTTGCTTTTCACTCCACGTGAATTTCGCTGGGTCGGGAAGCCAATGCTCCACGGCCTGACAGTGACCATTATGAATGGCGATAAAACGTTTTTTAATAGTCGGCCCGGTTTGCGCCTCGGCTTGCGGAAGCATGGAAGGCAGAAAAGGCAAAGCGAGTGCAAGACCACCGGTGCCTCTTAAAAACTGACGACGTGATAACTTATTCCAATGCATACGAACCTCTTACAGCGCCCCACGTTTACGCAAACGGAAGTTTGCATCAAACGCTGGCGATTTAATCATATTTAAAATTGTACCTGGTTGATCACCGCTTGAACTCGCCTTGGCTGGATCGACTAATTGCGAGAAGCTCGTGTTCATCGAGCAGTTATCCGCCGCCGTGATTGCACGACCCAACGTATAAGTACCCCATTGTTTCACCATACAAGCCGGTCCCCGGGAAGAGTTGGCGATTGCTGATGACATCTCTGCCAAGCCATTGACCTCGGGATCACTGCCGGAATCGATATTTGGTTTTACTTTGGCATTCACGGGGTGGTTGGCCAGGATGTTCCCGTTCGCATCGAAAATACTTTCAACCGTACGGTACTTACCAAAGGCGTTGTAATTTTCCATCACAAAGCCCATCGGATTGATCAGGGAGTGACAGGCCTGACAGCGCACTGGAGAAGTACGGGTTTCAATTTGCTGACGCTGAGATTGTTTTGGATCTGGAACTGGCGGAGCAAAAAGATCTTTTTCATCCGGTGCAATTGTGGGAAGTGGAATAGAGTCGCAAAGAATATTTCTGCGAATCACCAGACCACGGTGCACAAGGCTCGTGTTATCAGTCGGGCTGAACATAAAGCCCACACGACTCATCAGGCCTGGGCGTTCACCAGCAGGCAGGGCTGCACCTTTTGCGGCACCATAAATCAGAGTCAATGCCTGACCTTGAGTGAAGCTCATAGGTGAAGTCATCATGTCGCGGTAAGTGCCGGCAACAGAGTAAGTGAAGTAATTCGTGAAGTCCTTCATCTCTTGCATACCTTCAGGTTGAATCGAAGCACGCGGCACATTTCCTAAGAACCAAGCCGAGTGATTTGAAGAAGGCATGCGGTTGATACCAAGCCATTGATTATAGAACTCTGCCACGTGCTCTTTGGATTCAGCTGTTGCAAAGACACGGTTGACAGCGGTTTTATAACCTTCGACCGTTGACAAGTTTCCGCTGACAGCATCATTCATCAAAGCCGTATCCGGGCCGCGGCCCGTTGCCAGAAAGGCGATACGGGAAGCAAGTTCGTAATCTGTGATCTTAACTAAGTCTTCACGACCATTCACCGGCGTACCGTTGAGCTCCATTTTGTAAATGAAGTTCGGCGATTGAAGCATGGCCATGATCGCAACCGTTAAACCATCATTTAGATTGCCACCATATTCAGAGTTATAAAGATCTTTATAAACTTGTTGCTCTGCTGTTGTCATCGGACGGCGGAAGGCCAAGCGACCAAAGCCGTTAAAGAACGAAGTCCAGCAAGTCTCTGTCATACCGCTGTTGGTATTACAGTTATTCATTGCTGCCGCTCTCCACGTCGAGCTTGTCGCGAACAAGGCCGCAACTTTTTTAGCTAAGGTCAGATAGGCCTCAACGTGGGCCGCTGAAACCGTCATATCAGTCGAGTCAAAAACGCCCGTTACTACGTCAGCAGGCAAGTTATCGATATCAGTTTGCAGGGAATCAATGTTCGCTCTGCCATAGGAAAGGACTTTTAATGAAAGTAGATATTCACGACGAGACAGACGGCGGAAGTCTCTGACACCAGGATCTTCACCCGGTTGGCAAGAGAACGTATTTGCCGGTACCACGGGAGCCGTCGGAGAAGGCGACACCGTGGGTGATGGAGACACCGTTGGCGATACTGTCGGAGACGGGGACACTGTCGCTGTCGCCGTTGGTGACGGAGAAGGCGATACAGTAGGAGAAACCGTTGGCGAAGGAGACGCCGTCGCAGTGGCGGTCGGAGACGGCGATGCGGAAGGCGATGGTGTCGGCGTCACTGTGCCTGGTGAACCAGGGTTCAGTGCCAATGCAATCAGTTGCAATTGTGTTTCAGATAATGAAGAGAACGCAAACATCTGCGGCACATTAGTGATCGCAGTTTTAATATCAATCAATGACTTACCGGATTTGGTGGAGTTTTCAAAAACTCCGTGGCAGCCCGCACAGTTCTGGTTATAGAGGTCGCGACCTTGCGCAAACTCTGTGGACTCATTGATGTACTCTGGTTCGTTAGTCCCAGCGACACTTTGCAGATTGCTAATGACGGTAAAACCCTCTCCACAGTTTTGAAACGACAGAATCGTTACCGTGGAAGCGGCTAGAAGCAGATAAGGCTTTACCCCAATTCGCAGTGCTTTTGCGAAGATTGCCTTTTTCAAATCATCCCCCAATAAACATAAATCAAGTGACTCCATTTTACTGAAGGAGACAGGAACATTAACTAATTCTTTGTCATTCGACTCAATTCAAGTCGAACTCTAGACGAAGGGTTCTGGTGTTTCCTGGAATTCACTTCGAAACGTTCGTGGAATCTACAGGAAATTAAGGAATCATTTCTCCTCGGAAATATGAAACACTCAAAATTTTTCACGAGTTAAAAATGAATTAACAAATGTGCATAAGAATAATTTGAAAATCGAGCTCTAGCCGAGGTTCTTGCAATGAACTCTGTTGTGCGCCGTTGCATGAATGTTGAGTGCTCCAGGAGATTACGTACGTGTCTAACTCAGACGTTTGGGACTTGTTTCTCCTCTGAAATTGAACCAAATTTGCGGTAAAGTTGAATGTGTTTTAGAGTCGTGCGTTATTTTTCACGGAAGTTCCCCAAACGGTGAATGGTTCTTGGTGTTACAAAGTTGTAAAATCGTGGCTCCAATGGGATACAACTGAGTCACTATGACAGGCACGTACCGAAGTATTCTCATTGAAGAAATGCGCAAGCGACAAAGAAAAAATCCCGCGTATTCCATGCGAGCATTCGCACGCGACATAGGTGTTTCAGCATCGCGCTTAAGTGAGTTGTTGAATTCCAAAGTAGGACTTTCAGATTCCAGGGCAACTATCGTAGCGGACCGTCTGCAATTGAAGGGTAAGGAAAAAGCATTCTTTATCGATTTGGTTCAGGCGGAACATGCTCGCAGCAAGCTTGCTAAAAAAGCAGCGAGCGAACGCGTGAAGGCTTACCTTCTGGATGCCAAGAAAATTTCTGACGACGATTTCCATTTAATTTCTGACTGGCAAAACCTTGCCGTTTTGGAACTGGTTGATATTCCAGGCACACCTCACAGCTTTTCCGCGATCGCGAAAAAATTGGGAATCAGTGTCGCTGAGGCCGAAGCAACCGTAGCTCGCCTGATGAAAGTTGGATTGCTGAAAGAAGAAGGAGGCCGCTGGGTGGTTTCCGATTCTGATTCTACGACGACAGCCGACGTACCATCGATTGCCATTCAAAATTATCACCGTCAGATGTTAGAACGTGCGAGTCGTTCACTGAGCGTCGATCCCGTGGAATCTCGGGACCTGTCCTCGGTGGTGTTCAGTCTTGATTCCACCCAATTGGCTTATGCCAAAGAGCGTATTCGTGAGTTTCGTCGCGTGCTATCACAAGAACTGGCAGGGATGCCCAGTAAAGATAAGGTTTATAGTTTAGCTATTCAATTGTTTGAGCTTAAGGGGGATGAAGCATGAGGCACATGATTGGCGTTTTAGTTTTATTTCTTGGTTTGAATGCGTTCGCCGTGCGCGAAGTGCAAAACGGCGGCGGTGGAGTCAATACCAATGGTCAACTGGAAACGTTTTTTTCGGCCAATTTTCGTTTAGAGGACCAACCAGAAGATGCGCAGAAAATTCCGGGCTTGGCACGGTTGATCGCTGAGATCGATGCGTTACCAATTAAAGCGTACGCCAAAGGCCGCCTCCTTGAAGTGGTTTTTCCAACTGCCGATCGCAACTATTATCGCATCAAAGGCGGGGAGTTCGACCCAATCACTCGCCGCAGAGTAGCGGCAGAATATGCAAGAATTTTAGGGGTTCCTGCAGATAAGGTTGTCTTCTTTGCGGCCAGCTCTCCTCAAAGTAAAACAACTGTCTTGATGAATGAGTTTTACAAACTGAAGGAAGTTGAGCAGGCGGTGATTCTGTTGCACGAAGGGCTTTGGATTTACAATGCCACTTTGGAATATACAGATGTCCTATCTCTTGAGCAGGATGCGCAGGCTTACTTTCAGGACCACTCTAACACCAAGGCTCTTTTAAGCATGATCACAAAGCTCAGTGACGTATTTTCGGATCGCTCATTGCCTTTGAGTGCGACAATGGCACTTGACTATAAAGCGGGAATTTTCCCGGTAGCATCCTCAAACCCGAATACCGTAAGATTGGTTGATTTAGTCGGCCCTGGATATTTGGACTGCATGTTTTTGCATGATTTTTCGAACCATAAGAGTCGCATCGCTGAAATTGATTACGTTCGAAACTGCAATCAAATCATCCAGTACTACAGCGTGATGCAGGCAAGTAAATATCCTCAGGCCACATATTTTCAGGCCCTCACGTTGTACCTAAGTCGCTTTGGTACCATTGATGTTTTGGATACTTACCGTGACACCACTCACTTGAGTGGAAGCCTCGCCAAAATGAATTACGAAAGCTTCCGTGATAGTATTTACGTCGATATCCAACAGCCTATGGGCGGTACGAAGTTGGATTTGAAAATCTATAATGGTGAAAATGAGCAGATTGGTCGCCTGCGATTTTAGTGTCTATTTCTGAGCCAGCTTCTCGCGCACCAAAGGAACCACTTTGGTGCCATAGAGCTCAATACACTTCATTAGATTTTCATGGGGAAGTGTTCCTAAGCTGTATTTCAAATCAAATCTTGAAACTCCCAGGTGCTTCACAGTCGTTGCGATTTTTTCTGCTACAGTTTCTGGCGAACCGACGTACAACGAGCCGTCGGCACCTATCTGTTGAATAAATTGTTCTTTTGAAATTG contains these protein-coding regions:
- a CDS encoding LamG-like jellyroll fold domain-containing protein, giving the protein MKWLALILLVISAESFAQMNMSFAMRGYPTLRCQPTTLSSWVPQANSLKAIYHLNGTGTVTNGSVVASEIAVANATASSPSSTLSFADHPGAPASIAFLKNYLTATGNSNDSISTSAASLADLPAATWNFWVNMGIPSSTPIRLFYKSNNGTSAGYYFTLSPSGSFDFRKVHSITNMVVQTCPIATSFNNTWRMITVTWDGTSNATGVKIYMNGFELITTGSGSVYLASPGTCPNAATYGGYTYQITGVGGFTSDAAYPFYLVGAPSGTNTSPTSIAFSGSMDEFAVWNKELTSAEVFMLYRNQKCN
- a CDS encoding helix-turn-helix domain-containing protein — encoded protein: MDIQIHKIKTVLKEQLKKRKMTYEDLAQELDVSVPTIKRWMGDHDLGLNDLFRICEILDLNLSDLHALTANAKSSKDEGTLTEEQQKFLAKNMNYLAFFLKIHDGKTPEEIAEQYKLTKISLDKYLVKLENLGLIKVTGNLRVKSTYGPHVDFGDGILAKTYYKRWIDGTAGFFSDVITNALLSEKSVDPKTRQQRTEATYSVANIKLTKESYKKWALEHDAAIRQLEAIGKIEEKAYDSDKLFTAVIINAHTSLPQDSKFLKAIDELAGKIENI
- a CDS encoding phospholipase A; this translates as MKVWIFILFLFPLNLWAQTSTETTPKEESMGQDALINKSRKLSALEKQEQLRILYYKPIYFAYGEPTSKLQYSFRVPLFEKFPLNFAYTQIIFWELQEESKPFLDATYNPEMFYRIDYDKKTIRSLDLGLFEHNSNGKAGDQSRSYNQSYLRANWAFESKSWVVQFSAKVKAIYGVDETNRDIYDYVGPVEGEVKFIQLFDSIFDQLEAVININPGGKWSTEFDKGGYQLSLNFHVGGLKVVPAFYVQYYHGYAETLVNYDQSVDEFRAGLMF
- a CDS encoding DUF1552 domain-containing protein is translated as MHWNKLSRRQFLRGTGGLALALPFLPSMLPQAEAQTGPTIKKRFIAIHNGHCQAVEHWLPDPAKFTWSEKQTYAREVALSAIPNNMSPVLGSQFDSLRSKLLILSRLDPLSKTPNHNAECMLTGGVLSEATSSIDQVIAKYLYGGSPLNLYVKSVDDGNYTGASHVSVLNKAYVPGQFNPSAVFSSMFGTGTSTTTPSAADKLTRRDILVVDKVYAEYVNLRSNKRLSKDDLARVEQHMALISDLQKKLNANVTAPPPMTCTSPTGPTSSPTKSSNPADYQVVIDQMFDVIEVGVKCGKIQVATLMMHVYDYFSGSVNFVPGITGSNRFHEDINHAGTDELRAMKLAMMTFFANRVSRFLTRMDVVEDSTTGTTYLDNSLIMWGNDQGTTKNTNAHNSVNNPVLLAGSAGGFLKPGRHIDYGPSYGNLRRPIGGDEGDYKRGRPYNQLLITIMQAMGMQPADYEVGTTQGYGVYGTLESSYTYLGVNHRREILPLIRG
- a CDS encoding DUF1588 domain-containing protein, giving the protein MKKAIFAKALRIGVKPYLLLAASTVTILSFQNCGEGFTVISNLQSVAGTNEPEYINESTEFAQGRDLYNQNCAGCHGVFENSTKSGKSLIDIKTAITNVPQMFAFSSLSETQLQLIALALNPGSPGTVTPTPSPSASPSPTATATASPSPTVSPTVSPSPSPTATATVSPSPTVSPTVSPSPTVSPSPTAPVVPANTFSCQPGEDPGVRDFRRLSRREYLLSLKVLSYGRANIDSLQTDIDNLPADVVTGVFDSTDMTVSAAHVEAYLTLAKKVAALFATSSTWRAAAMNNCNTNSGMTETCWTSFFNGFGRLAFRRPMTTAEQQVYKDLYNSEYGGNLNDGLTVAIMAMLQSPNFIYKMELNGTPVNGREDLVKITDYELASRIAFLATGRGPDTALMNDAVSGNLSTVEGYKTAVNRVFATAESKEHVAEFYNQWLGINRMPSSNHSAWFLGNVPRASIQPEGMQEMKDFTNYFTYSVAGTYRDMMTSPMSFTQGQALTLIYGAAKGAALPAGERPGLMSRVGFMFSPTDNTSLVHRGLVIRRNILCDSIPLPTIAPDEKDLFAPPVPDPKQSQRQQIETRTSPVRCQACHSLINPMGFVMENYNAFGKYRTVESIFDANGNILANHPVNAKVKPNIDSGSDPEVNGLAEMSSAIANSSRGPACMVKQWGTYTLGRAITAADNCSMNTSFSQLVDPAKASSSGDQPGTILNMIKSPAFDANFRLRKRGAL
- a CDS encoding TIGR02147 family protein, whose translation is MTGTYRSILIEEMRKRQRKNPAYSMRAFARDIGVSASRLSELLNSKVGLSDSRATIVADRLQLKGKEKAFFIDLVQAEHARSKLAKKAASERVKAYLLDAKKISDDDFHLISDWQNLAVLELVDIPGTPHSFSAIAKKLGISVAEAEATVARLMKVGLLKEEGGRWVVSDSDSTTTADVPSIAIQNYHRQMLERASRSLSVDPVESRDLSSVVFSLDSTQLAYAKERIREFRRVLSQELAGMPSKDKVYSLAIQLFELKGDEA